One region of Vitis vinifera cultivar Pinot Noir 40024 chromosome 1, ASM3070453v1 genomic DNA includes:
- the LOC100261441 gene encoding cell division control protein 48 homolog C codes for MIGFDRVLVHRLQSCKDNYQTLDAIINHLCRKYPEYSRKKRQPFTRLVQQALESLQQPHRSTKKKKNEPLTSNLDDDNQEFSDSARTRKRPKKINESEERLVRRELEHYRRMQRDQERPSTSSDSDSDSDSNSSSSSSCDSEDGAVSTSENADAIYEEKVEPECDLMKEMMRATYAKSASKNVESKNENPRLIEDKNIELEVGDKQKSKIGMVEGGGVGKGLGKGSKKEVKGSVSTGVEVSGKDGPMFSDLGGMKSVVEDLKMEVIVPLYYPELPRWLGVRPMAGILLHGPPGCGKTKLAHAIANETKVPFYKISATEVVSGVSGASEENIRELFSKAYRTAPSIVFIDEIDAIASKRENLNREMERRIVTQLMTCMDESNRLVQPADGDKESEISHHKPGYVLVIGATNRPDAVDPALRRPGRFDREIALGVPDESARADILSVITRNLRLEGSFDLAKLARSTPGFVGADLAALANKAGNLAMKRIIDRRKFELSRELTDEEHIEDWWRQPWLPEEMEKLSITMADFEEAAKMVQPSSRREGFSTIPNVRWEDVGGLDFLRQEFDRYIVRRIKYPEDYEEFGVDLETGFLLYGPPGCGKTLIAKAVANEAGANFIHIKGPELLNKYVGESELAVRTLFSRARTCSPCILFFDEVDALTTKRGKEGGWVVERLLNQLLIELDGADQRRGVFVIGATNRPEVMDRAVLRPGRFGKLLYVPLPSPDERGLILKALARKKPIDASVDLIAIGQKEACNNLSGADLSALMNEAAMAALEEKLADCSSGAISWTINAKHFDQALGKISPSVSNKQKHFYQVLSESFKAE; via the exons ATGATAGGATTCGATCGGGTCCTTGTCCATCGTCTCCAGTCTTGCAAAGACAACTACCAAACCCTAGACGCCATCATCAACCATCTCTGCAGGAAATACCCGGAGTACAGTCGCAAGAAGCGCCAGCCTTTCACCAGACTCGTCCAACAAGCCCTAGAGTCATTGCAGCAACCCCACCGCAGcaccaagaaaaagaagaacGAACCCTTGACCTCAAATCTCGATGATGACAACCAAGAGTTCAGTGACAGCGCCCGCACTCGTAAGAGGCCCAAGAAGATTAATGAGAGCGAAGAGAGATTGGTCCGTCGGGAATTGGAGCACTACCGGAGGATGCAGAGGGATCAGGAACGTCCATCCACGTCTTCGGATTCGGACTCGGATTCGGATTCGAATTCGAGTTCGAGTTCCAGTTGTGATAGCGAAGATGGCGCGGTGTCGACGTCCGAAAATGCAGATGCCATCTATGAGGAGAAGGTGGAGCCGGAGTGTGATTTGATGAAGGAGATGATGCGAGCGACGTACGCCAAGTCGGCTTCGAAAAATGTGGAgtccaaaaatgaaaatccgAGACTGATTGAAGACAAGAATATCGAATTGGAGGTCGGTGATAAGCAGAAGAGTAAGATTGGTATGGTAGAAGGAGGTGGAGTTGGGAAGGGATTGGGGAAGGGCTCGAAGAAAGAAGTGAAGGGTTCTGTTTCGACCGGTGTTGAGGTGAGTGGAAAGGATGGACCGATGTTTAGTGACCTTGGAGGGATGAAAAGCGTGGTGGAGGACTTGAAGATGGAAGTGATTGTTCCGCTGTATTATCCAGAATTGCCTCGTTGGTTGGGAGTACGCCCAATGGCGGGAATTTTGTTGCACGGGCCGCCTGGTTGTGGAAAGACCAAGTTGGCTCATGCCATTGCTAATGAGACTAAAGTTCCATTTTACAAGATATCAGCGACTGAGGTGGTCTCTGGTGTATCAG GTGCATCAGAAGAGAATATTAGGGAGCTTTTCTCAAAAGCATACAGGACCGCACCATCAATTGTTTTCATTGATGAAATTGATGCAATTGCCTCAAAAAGAGAAAACCTAAATAGGGAGATGGAGCGACGGATTGTGACACAGTTGATGACTTGCATGGATGAATCCAACAGACTTGTACAACCTGCTGATGGAGATAAAGAATCAGAAATCTCTCATCACAAACCTGGTTATGTACTTGTTATAGGAGCCACTAATAGGCCTGATGCTGTTGACCCTGCACTAAGGAGGCCAGGGCGTTTTGATCGTGAGATTGCTTTAGGTGTTCCGGATGAAAGTGCTAGGGCTGATATTCTTTCAGTAATTACACGCAATCTTAGACTTGAGGGTTCTTTCGATCTTGCAAAATTAGCTAGGTCCACACCAGGGTTTGTTGGAGCTGATTTGGCAGCACTGGCCAACAAGGCTGGTAACCTTGCCATGAAGAGAATTATAGACAGAAGAAAGTTTGAGCTGTCTAGAGAACTAACAGATGAAGAACATATTGAAGATTGGTGGAGGCAGCCATGGTTGCCTGAAGAGATGGAAAAACTTAGCATTACAATGGCAGATTTTGAG GAAGCAGCTAAAATGGTTCAGCCCTCTTCTAGAAGAGAAGGATTCTCTACCATTCCAAATGTAAGGTGGGAAGATGTTGGAGGGCTTGATTTTTTAAGGCAGGAATTTGACCGTTACATAGTTAGGCGTATTAAATACCCTGAGGATTATGAg GAATTTGGTGTGGATTTAGAGACAGGATTTTTGCTTTATGGGCCTCCTGGCTGTGGTAAAACACTAATTGCCAAGGCTGTTGCAAATGAAGCAGGGGCCAATTTCATACATATTAAG GGCCCTGAACTTCTGAATAAATATGTTGGAGAAAGTGAGCTGGCAGTTAGGACGCTATTTAGTCGAGCAAGGACATGTTCTCCATGCATACTATTTTTTGATGAG GTGGATGCTTTGACAACAAAGCGTGGGAAGGAAGGGGGATGGGTTGTTGAGCGGCTTCTAAACCAG CTATTGATAGAGTTAGATGGTGCAGATCAGCGGCGGGGTGTTTTTGTTATTGGTGCCACAAATAG ACCTGAGGTGATGGACCGTGCCGTGTTACGGCCTGGTAGGTTTGGGAAACTTCTTTATGTACCTTTGCCTAGTCCGGATGAGCGTGGGTTGATCCTAAAAGCTCTTGCTAGGAAGAAGCCTATAGATGCCAGTGTGGATTTGATTGCCATAGGACAGAAAGAGGCTTGTAACAATCTAAGTGGGGCTGATCTTTCTGCACTG ATGAATGAAGCAGCCATGGCTGCTCTGGAAGAGAAACTCGCAGATTGCAGTTCAGGTGCAATTTCATGGACTATAAATGCAAAACATTTTGACCAAGCACTTGGGAAAATCTCTCCATCTGTCTCAAACAAG CAAAAACACTTCTACCAGGTTTTGTCAGAAAGCTTCAAAGCAGAATGA
- the LOC100244315 gene encoding uncharacterized protein LOC100244315, translating to MPPSPALRCSPGRELRGENHKRGHSFETGLILREKDDDLALFSDMQTREKDNFLVQSSDDFEDTFSTKLRYFSDLKLGISVPARGESSDLLNADGEKNDYDWLLTPPDTPLFPSLDDETTSTTVAHRGRPRSQPITISRSSTMEKSYRSSRGSASPHRLSPSPRSGNGSFQSRGRPSSAPNSSPAPSLRHTTPTRRPSPPPSKSSTPAPRSSTPTPRRMSTGSSSTVASYGVRGTSPVKTSRGNSASPKIRAWQSNIPGFSSEAPPNLRTSLADRPASYVRGSSPASRNGRDSSSNVRRQSMSPTASRSSSYSHDRDRFSSHSKGSVVSSGDDDIDSLQSVPMGSSDRSGSRRVGPFLNNRAPAFSKKPTKTLSSISAPKRSFDSAIRQMDHRRSPQNMFRPLLSSVPSTTFYAGKTNSAHRTLISRNSSVTTSSNASSDQGTSVALDTEESEQNQDDVASEGEKAPYPDVQDEVFILDKVDVVNEGIGHKISVESHQSEHTNFDQGLAVESDHGDAYNLSFHDTAMATSATSEALHVKGVVLEFDNLENILVCSQCGGRYHAIEPVEREIKLCPDCRMKDDLLIVSTPVTKTIVSDNSPAPSTKILEEYKPFDQMELQMAVSELPETTDMGETQIFPCEENVRQGQTSHGVQSQSHVPENSPARSLEEEGEQRLGNQQVMAQPDVGYYTPDGNTSNQQLRHLNDYPNLKVDISEGAGISVLLLKRSSSSKGPVLQGRTFTATTISYDDPSYARDITNSMRSSIGHGSASASSSVDLGSAKHMETRVQRQLSGRKSDMENYKYDPNTKPQITSSPFSAVSSHASQASGLAMSTHEDNFEVSAGNRQYAVVVERPVASQGQVLASENAEVNDWNSSFSGTSVLEEDNFDCNESCRTADASTSELLSHALSNQVQDSSAASFPSCENCLSYENSEDFPNNSRSTPDIEESVGTTESCFGEEHTISNTGVDGGPQEVPTHSSLVTVSEIEIENGHQSTPDSQIDAVYSKGAVDDFQEPSVSASLDKDLTALVPEPNTSDHAHGMLEESTIVVEGHGRNRSRSLTLDEATDTILFCSSIVHNLAYQAATIAMEKENVVPLEGSRPTVTLLGKSNSDRKEAHGRSAGKRSSKSQKSRQRRVETDAKPPLTNTESDEKNDESLPRIVGLPDKVDSTKPPKLESKCNCAIM from the exons ATGCCTCCTTCTCCGGCATTGAGGTGCTCTCCCGGAAGGGAGCTGAGAGGAGAGAATCACAAGCGGGGGCACAGTTTTGAGACCGGATTGATTCTTAGGGAGAAAGATGATGATCTTGCTTTATTCAGTGATATGCAGACCCGGGAAAAGGACAATTTTCTGGTTCAGTCTTCGGATGATTTTGAAGACACGTTCT CAACAAAATTGAGATACTTTTCAGATTTAAAGCTTGGAATCTCAGTTCCTGCTCGAGGAGAAAGTAGCGACCTGCTTAATGCAGATGGGGAGAAGAATGACTATGATTG GTTGCTTACTCCTCCCGATACTCCTCTTTTCCCTTCACTGGATGATGAGACGACATCAACTACTGTTGCACACAGGGGCAGACCTCGGAGTCAACCCATTACCATCTCAAGATCATCCACG ATGGAAAAGAGTTACAGAAGCAGTAGAGGTAGTGCAAGTCCACATCGATTAAGCCCATCTCCTCGATCTGGGAATGGTAGCTTCCAGTCAAGGGGAAGGCCATCTTCAGCACCCAATTCCAGTCCTGCTCCTAGCTTACGTCATACTACTCCCACGCGGAGGCCATCTCCTCCCCCGAGCAAATCCTCAACACCTGCTCCCAGGTCTTCTACTCCAACCCCTCGGAGGATGAGCACAGGATCGAGCAGTACTGTGGCTTCATATGGGGTAAGGGGAACATCCCCTGTAAAGACAAGTCGAGGGAACTCGGCTTCACCAAAAATAAGGGCATGGCAATCAAATATCCCAGGTTTCTCTTCAGAGGCACCACCTAATCTTCGCACTTCATTGGCTGATCGACCAGCATCTTATGTAAGGGGCTCCTCACCAGCATCCAGGAATGGTAGGGATTCATCCTCAAATGTCCGAAGACAATCAATGTCTCCTACTGCTTCTAGAAGTTCATCATATAGTCATGATCGAGACCGATTTAGCTCCCATAGTAAAGGTTCTGTGGTATCATCTGGTGATGATGATATAGACTCTCTTCAGTCTGTTCCTATGGGTAGCTCAGACCGCTCAGGATCAAGAAGAGTTGGTCCATTCCTAAATAACAGAGCTCCTGCCTTCTCCAAAAAGCCAACCAAAACGCTGTCCTCAATTTCTGCTCCAAAAAGATCCTTCGACTCTGCAATTCGGCAAATG GATCATCGAAGAAGTCCTCAAAATATGTTCAGGCCACTCTTATCTAGTGTTCCTAGTACCACCTTCTATGCAGGAAAAACAAATTCTGCACATCGTACTTTGATATCAAGGAACTCCTCAGTTACAACTAGCAGTAATGCAAGTTCTGATCAAGGAACGAGCGTTGCACTTGATACAGAAGAGAGTGAGCAAAACCAGGATGATGTGGCAAGTGAAGGGGAGAAGGCGCCATATCCTGATGTTCAGGATGAAGTATTTATTCTAGATAAGGTAGATGTGGTAAATGAAGGCATTGGGCATAAAATCAGTGTTGAATCACATCAAAGCGAGCATACCAACTTTGATCAAGGCCTTGCAGTCGAATCTGACCATGGTGACGCCTATAATCTCAGCTTTCATGACACTGCTATGGCAACCAGTGCAACTTCTGAAGCTTTGCATGTCAAGGGTGTTGTGTTGGAATTTGATAATCTTGAGAATATATTAGTTTGTTCTCAATGCGGCGGCAGATATCATGCCATTGAACCAGTTGAAAGGGAAATTAAACTTTGTCCAGATTGCAGAATGAAAGATgatcttttaattgtttctacCCCCGTGACTAAAACGATAGTTTCTGATAACTCCCCTGCACCTTCTACGAAGATTTTGGAAGAATATAAACCATTTGATCAAATGGAGCTCCAAATGGCTGTTTCTGAATTACCAGAAACTACTGATATGGGTGAAACACAGATTTTCCCATGTGAAGAGAATGTTAGGCAAGGGCAAACTAGCCATGGTGTGCAAAGCCAGAGTCACGTGCCAGAAAATTCTCCTGCTAGGTCTCTGGAGGAGGAAGGTGAGCAGAGACTTGGAAACCAGCAAGTGATGGCCCAACCAGATGTTGGTTACTACACGCCAGATGGCAACACTAGCAATCAGCAATTGCGACACTTAAATGACTATCCAAATTTGAAAGTTGATATTTCAGAAGGTGCAGGCATTTCTGTACTGCTGCTGAAGAGGTCAAGCAGTAGCAAGGGGCCTGTTCTTCAAGGAAGGACCTTCACTGCCACGACCATATCTTATGATGATCCGTCTTATGCAAGAGACATCACTAACAGCATGAGAAGTTCTATTGGACATGGCAGTGCTTCTGCATCGTCTTCTGTTGATTTGGGCTCAGCCAAACACATGGAGACTCGTGTGCAACGGCAATTAAGTGGCAGGAAATCTGACATGGAGAATTATAAGTATGATCCAAATACAAAGCCTCAAATCACCAGTTCACCTTTCTCTGCAGTTTCAAGCCATGCTTCCCAAGCTTCAGGCCTTGCAATGAGCACACATGAAGACAATTTTGAAGTGTCTGCTGGCAATAGACAATATGCTGTTGTAGTGGAAAGACCTGTAGCTTCTCAAGGACAAGTTCTAGCTTCAGAAAATGCAGAAGTTAATGATTGGAATTCATCCTTTTCGGGGACATCAGTTCTTGAGGAGGATAATTTTGATTGCAACGAGAGTTGTAGGACAGCGGATGCTTCTACCTCAGAATTATTGAGCCATGCATTAAGCAATCAGGTACAAGACAGTTCAGCAGCATCATTTCCAAGTTGTGAAAATTGTCTCTCGTATGAGAATAGTGAAGACTTTCCAAACAACTCTAGGAGCACCCCAGACATTGAAGAATCAGTTGGGACTACAGAGTCTTGTTTTGGAGAGGAACACACCATATCTAATACTGGTGTTGATGGAGGGCCTCAAGAGGTTCCTACTCACAGCTCTTTGGTTACAGTATCAGAAATAGAAATTGAGAATGGTCATCAAAGTACCCCAGATTCACAAATTGATGCTGTTTATTCAAAGGGCGCCGTGGATGACTTTCAGGAGCCTTCAGTTTCCGCCTCTTTGGATAAAGATTTAACAGCTTTGGTTCCAGAGCCCAACACCTCAGATCATGCACATGGCATGCTAG AGGAATCGACCATAGTGGTGGAGGGCCATGGAAGAAATAGATCACGAAGCCTAACTCTAGATGAGGCCACGGATACAATACTCTTTTGCAGCTCTATTGTTCACAATTTGGCCTACCAGGCTGCAACCATTGCAATGGAGAAGGAAAATGTTGTACCACTGGAAGGTTCTCGGCCAACAGTCACCTTATTGGGGAAATCCAATTCAGACAGGAAGGAAGCACATGGCAGAAGTGCTGGGAAACGCAGTTCAAAATCCCAAAAATCAAGGCAAAGGCGGGTGGAAACAGACGCAAAACCCCCTTTGACCAACACTGAGAGTGATGAGAAAAATGATGAGTCCCTTCCACGAATTGTTGGGCTTCCAGACAAGGTTGACAGCACAAAACCTCCAAAGCTGGAATCCAAGTGCAATTGCGCAATAATGTGA
- the LOC100256355 gene encoding ATP-dependent DNA helicase Q-like 5, which yields METDSDSDSDASHVSATPPRDRSPPPPQQAPQPPPPPPPPPPPLSILLSSIKSRTKARPSSTAKPKPSSKSTKPCLNSNSNPNHNHNPNPDSIPPHHHPFSLPNLRFSGQNHPIYAVNSFETLPAGYFSKVASFSKLQKPCPKPDPVENEPSLASGLTPKQPHACEAVSTGSAVKFVKKHCNLIGSDVNPKPVKRPKCGSEGNFVRLNINGYGRKFTNKGKRKSYNASSGARRTFRRTKRKSKAEGGAEEDEDGLVLETPTMEKQGRVKFDGELIEAAALEVQNEASDEKLVKLLGLTHGYDSFRDGQLEAIRMVLEGKSTMLVLPTGAGKSLCYQLPALVLPGITLVVSPLVALMIDQLKQLPPMIPGGLLSSSQSAEETSETLRQLREGTIKVLFVSPERFLNAEFLSIVSAGPPISLVVVDEAHCVSEWSHNFRPSYMRLRASLLHAVLNAKCILAMTATATSRTLHAVMHALEIPAANLIQKAQLRDNLQLSVSLSKNRMKDLMMLIKSPPFIEVQSIIIYCKFQSETDSISKYLCDNNISAKSYHSGIPAKDRSRTQELFCSNKIRVVVATVAFGMGLNKSDVGAVIHFSLPESLEEYVQEIGRAGRDGNLSYCHLLFDDITYFKLRSLMHSDGVDEYAVNRFLSQVFSNGMGSPGKVHSIVKEAASRKFDMKEEVMLTILTHLELGEVQYLSLLPPLNVTCSLNFHKTTPALLADWDIVVAAILKKSETKQGHYVFDIPTVANSIGITTIDILNQLQNLKLKGEITYEMKDPAYCYTIVDVPGDLCCLAAHLTKWLSEVESCKVQKLDTMFNAAVSAVELCEKKCGCLGAQHTPCLQRKISDYFSGDGNGDIPNKMDQSSPFLRADIKVFLQSNSQVKFTPRAVARIMHGIASPAYPSATWSRTHFWGRYMQMDFQVVMKAAKAELMNFVGKDAL from the exons ATGGAAACCGATTCCGATTCTGACTCCGACGCCTCTCACGTTTCCGCCACTCCACCAAGAGACCGCAGTCCACCACCTCCACAGCAAGCGCCACAGCCACCGCcaccgccgccgccgccgccgccgccacTCTCCATTCTTCTCTCTTCAATCAAATCCAGAACTAAGGCTAGACCCTCCTCCACTGCAAAACCCAAACCATCTTCCAAGTCTACAAAACCCTGCTTAAACTCTAATTCTAATCCTAACCATAACCATAACCCTAACCCTGACTCCATCCCCCCTCATCACCATCCTTTTTCCTTACCTAACCTTCGTTTTTCCGGTCAAAACCATCCCATTTATGCAGTCAATTCGTTTGAAACCCTTCCCGCCGGCTACTTCTCCAAGGTCGCGTCCTTTTCTAAACTCCAAAAACCTTGCCCCAAACCAGATCCGGTGGAAAATGAGCCGTCTTTAGCTTCTGGGTTGACTCCGAAACAACCCCACGCTTGTGAGGCTGTTAGTACCGGGAGTGCAGTGAAATTTGTGAAGAAACATTGTAATTTGATCGGTTCTGATGTTAATCCCAAACCGGTGAAGCGGCCTAAGTGCGGTAGTGAAGGAAATTTTGTGAGGCTGAACATCAATGGCTATGGGCGAAAGTTTACAAACAAGGGCAAGAGAAAGAGTTACAATGCATCGAGTGGGGCTCGGCGAACATTTAGGAGAACTAAAAGAAAATCGAAAGCAGAAGGTGGAGCTGAAGAGGATGAAGATGGCTTGGTTTTGGAGACCCCCACAATGGAGAAGCAAGGGAGAGTAAAATTTGACGGTGAGTTGATTGAGGCGGCTGCGTTGGAGGTTCAGAATGAGGCGTCTGATGAGAAATTGGTGAAGTTGCTGGGGCTGACACATGGTTATGATTCGTTCCGGGATGGACAGTTGGAGGCAATTAGGATGGTGCTCGAGGGGAAATCAACAATGCTGGTTTTGCCAACGGGTGCTGGAAAATCACTGTGTTATCAGTTACCAGCACTGGTGTTACCAGGGATCACGCTGGTTGTGAGTCCGCTGGTAGCTTTGATGATTGATCAACTTAAACAGCTGCCTCCAATGATTCCGGGTGGTCTTTTGTCTAGCAGTCAG TCAGCTGAAGAGACTTCTGAAACACTACGACAGCTTCGAGAAGGAACTATCAAG GTTCTTTTTGTTTCACCTGAGAGGTTTCTAAATGCAGAGTTTTTGTCGATAGTTTCAGCCGGTCCACCTATATCACTTGTAGTGGTGGATGAAGCTCACTGTGTGTCTGAGTG gTCACATAATTTTCGGCCTTCATATATGAGGCTGAGGGCATCCTTACTTCATGCTGTGCTTAATGCTAAATGCATTCTTGCAATGACTGCAACTGCAACGAGCAGAACCCTGCATGCTGTTATGCATGCTCTGGAAATTCCAGCAGCCAATCTCATCCAGAAAGCCCAATTAAGGGACAATTTACAGCTATCGGTATCTCTAAGTAAAAATAG GATGAAAGATTTGATGATGCTAATCAAGTCTCCTCCCTTTATTGAGGTTCAGAGTATCATTATTTACTGCAAATTTCAG TCTGAGACTGATTCAATAAGCAAATACTTATGTGATAACAATATCTCTGCAAAG AGTTACCACAGTGGCATACCAGCAAAGGACCGAAGTCGTACACAGGAGTTGTTTTGTTCCAACAAGATAAGAGTG GTTGTTGCAACTGTGGCATTTGGCATGGGCCTCAATAAGAGTGATGTTGGAGCT GTTATACATTTCAGCTTACCAGAAAGCTTGGAGGAGTATGTTCAG GAGATTGGACGGGCTGGACGAGATGGGAATTTGTCTTATTGTCATCTTCTCTTTGATGATATTACATATTTCAAGCTTCGCAGTCTGATGCACag TGATGGAGTGGATGAATATGCGGTAAATAGATTTCTATCCCAGGTTTTCAGCAATGGCATGGGCTCACCTGGGAAAGTTCATTCGATAGTCAAAGAAGCTGCATCTcgtaaatttgatatgaaagaagAG GTGATGCTTACAATCTTAACGCACTTGGAGTTGGGTGAAGTACAATACTTGTCTTTACTTCCGCCATTAAATGTAACTTGCAGCTTAAACTTCCATAAG ACTACCCCTGCTTTGCTTGCTGACTGGGATATTGTGGTTGCAGCAATTCTAAAGAA GTCTGAAACTAAACAAGGGCACTATGTGTTTGACATACCCACTGTGGCAAATAGCATTGGGATTACAactattgatattttaaatcaGTTGCAGAACCTGAAG TTGAAAGGAGAAATAACATATGAGATGAAGGATCCAGCCTATTGTTACACAATTGTGGATGTTCCTGGAGATCTTTGTTGCCTGGCAGCACATCTTACAAAATGGTTATCCGAGGTCGAAAGTTGTAAG GTACAAAAATTAGATACGATGTTTAATGCTGCTGTCTCAGCAGTGGAACTATGTGAGAAGAAGTGCGGCTGCCTTGGTGCCCAGCATACACCATGCTTGCAAAGAAAGATTTCAGATTACTTTAGTGGAGATGGTAATGGCGACATTCCTAATAAGATGGATCAAAGCAG CCCATTTTTGCGAGCAGATATAAAG GTATTTCTGCAGAGCAATTCACAGGTCAAGTTTACTCCCAGAGCTGTTGCAAGGATAATGCATGGCATTGCTAGCCCAGCCTATCCTTCTGCAACTTGGTCCAGAACTCATTTCTG GGGTAGGTACATGCAGATGGACTTCCAAGTGGTAATGAAGGCAGCAAAGGCAGAGCTCATGAATTTTGTTGGAAAGGATGCACTCTAG